The genomic stretch AGTTCCTCATTTTCCACCATCAATGTTCCGGAGACATCATCTTTTTCCAAGTCAATTCCTGTCTGCATTATTTTATTCATGTCTTTCTATTTAAACAATTTATACAACCCTGATATCCTTTTCGGGTAATCGATTTAAACACTTCTCTTGGATCTCCCGAGCAATAAATCATTCCGTCCATCATCACATATGCCCTATCCGCTTTCAAATAATTTAAAATCGATCCGTTATGGGTTACCACCAGGGCGCTCTTCCCTCCCGAGACCAAGCTTTTGATATGTTTAGATAACTTCTCGATACTCTCGATATCCACCCCCGAATCAGGTTCATCAAATAAATACAAACTTGCTTTTTGCAGCGACAGTTGAAATAGTTCAGATCTCTTTATCTCCCCTCCCGACAAATTATCGTTCACACCCCTGGCCAAAAATTTCTCCATTTTCAACTTTTTAACCATCTTGTCAACCAACACCGGATCCGTATTAAAAGTTCCTACCAAACTTTTCAGATTAAGCCCTTTTATCTTTGGTGGTCTTTGAAACATCAGCACCACCCCCATCTTTGCCCTACCCTCAATTGACAAATCCTGAATTTCAACCCCGTTCAGTTCTATCTTTCCCGAAAGCTCCTCGGGTTTTCTTAACCCCATGATAGTCCTCAAGAGCGTCGTTTTCCCGCTGCCGTTTGGTCCAAAAACCACCACAATCTCCCCATCCCCCACTTCCAGATCAACCCCTCTCAATGCTTCTTTATCTTCAATCCGGACCAAAAGATTACTGATTTTAAGCATAAATATATTATAAACCCAAAATCAAAACTATTTTTCACAAATTCACCCGACACTTTGATAAAATAGGAGCGCGGGCCTGTAGCGTAGTTGGTAGCGCGTCCCCATGGCATGGGGAAGGTCAGGGGTTCGAGTCCCCTCAGGTCCACCCGTACACACCATTTCTTCGCCTGGATAGCTCAGTTGGTAGAGCATCCCCTTGGTAAGGGGAAGGTCAAGGATTCGAGCTCCTTTCCAGGCTCCGAGTGATAAAAAAGATCCCCCCCATCCTTTTTCTTGCCGTAATTTTCTATTTCGTCTTCATTTACAAAACCCCGCCTTCTTCTACACCCACATCTCCGCTTATTTCCCCACCCAACCCTACTGTCACCGACACCCCTGTTTCGGAAATCTCCCTTAAATCACATACCCTTCGCTATCATTACCGTCAAATCAAAAACACCGAAATAATCACTCTCATTCCCAATTTTCAAGAGCAACAAAGTTCCGATCAGATTATTGAAAAGAATAAATGTTTATTTGGCATCAACGGTGGCTTTTATTTACCCGAAAACAAACCTCTTGGTCTTTTTGAAATCGGGGAAACCGTCCTCGGCAAATATAGCTCCAGTCGCACCTTCAATGGCTTTCTTCGCCAATCACTCGACTACTATCTATCTATAGTAGACTACGGCACTCTTTTAAACTTCAGCAGCCCCTCTAGATTTATCCTTCAGTCAGGGCCTTTGTATCACCTAAGCCAATCTCCAAAGATAAATTTTTCCGATCCAAAACCTGCCCGCCGCCATCTTATCGCCCAGGATTCAAACAAAAACTTCTTTATCTTTTCTGTTTTCGGCACTGAAAGTAGCTACGACGGTCCCACCCTTAACGAAATTTATGAATTCTTTGAGCACCCGGATATAAAAAAAATTGCCGATTTCACCATTGCCCTAAATCTTGACGGCGGTTCCGCCTCTGCCTTTTACGACCAAAGCCAAAATATTCACGTCAGGGAAATCAAACCCATCGGCAGCTTCCTTTGCGGCTTTTAACGTCATTGCGAGGAGCTTTCCAGGCGACGCGGCAATCATTACGCCCCCGTCATTGCGAGCGAAACGCGGCAATCTCGCGCCATCCGTCATTGCGAGCGTAGCGTGGCAATCTCGCGCCATCCGTCATTGCGAGCGTAGCGTGGCAATCTTTACAGGATCTGACTATACAAATCTCTCCACTCCGGGTTAAAGCTATTGATTAAATCTAATTTCTTCTTTCTTGATCCGCTCTTTATTTGTTTTTCTCTTTGTAAAGCCAAGGTTATATCTTCAAAAAATTCGAAATAGACTAATTTATTAACCTCATATTTCTTTGTAA from Candidatus Shapirobacteria bacterium encodes the following:
- a CDS encoding ABC transporter ATP-binding protein; translation: MLKISNLLVRIEDKEALRGVDLEVGDGEIVVVFGPNGSGKTTLLRTIMGLRKPEELSGKIELNGVEIQDLSIEGRAKMGVVLMFQRPPKIKGLNLKSLVGTFNTDPVLVDKMVKKLKMEKFLARGVNDNLSGGEIKRSELFQLSLQKASLYLFDEPDSGVDIESIEKLSKHIKSLVSGGKSALVVTHNGSILNYLKADRAYVMMDGMIYCSGDPREVFKSITRKGYQGCINCLNRKT
- a CDS encoding phosphodiester glycosidase family protein; translation: MIKKIPPILFLAVIFYFVFIYKTPPSSTPTSPLISPPNPTVTDTPVSEISLKSHTLRYHYRQIKNTEIITLIPNFQEQQSSDQIIEKNKCLFGINGGFYLPENKPLGLFEIGETVLGKYSSSRTFNGFLRQSLDYYLSIVDYGTLLNFSSPSRFILQSGPLYHLSQSPKINFSDPKPARRHLIAQDSNKNFFIFSVFGTESSYDGPTLNEIYEFFEHPDIKKIADFTIALNLDGGSASAFYDQSQNIHVREIKPIGSFLCGF
- a CDS encoding GIY-YIG nuclease family protein — its product is MRLYSAVYILTNHNRRILYTGITNNLVRRVYEHKEKLDDGFTKKYEVNKLVYFEFFEDITLALQREKQIKSGSRKKKLDLINSFNPEWRDLYSQIL